A DNA window from Porphyromonas gingivalis ATCC 33277 contains the following coding sequences:
- a CDS encoding zinc-binding dehydrogenase, translating to MQKKGNKYGTHRVLAPQGVLPQPAEKVDNNMDEIYDNEILIDVKTLNIDSASFTQIHEQAGGDKAKIAEIMLGIVAKQGKHRNPVTGSGGMLLGVVEKIGDALKDKIDLKVGDKIATLVSLSLTPLRIDKIKEIRPDVDQVDIEGKAILFESGIYAKIPNDLPEKLALSALDVAGAPAQTAKLVKPGDTVLIIGAGGKSGMLCCYEAKKRAGVTGKVIGLCHSQKSTDRLKALGFCDHVFSADATKPVPVMEEIEKLTNGEMCDVTINNVNITDTEMTSILCTKNDGIVYFFSMATSFTKAALGAEGVGSDVTMIVGNGYTKGHAEITLQELRECEALRKVFTELYA from the coding sequence ATGCAAAAGAAAGGAAACAAATACGGTACACACCGTGTTTTAGCCCCTCAAGGCGTTCTACCCCAGCCCGCTGAAAAAGTGGACAACAACATGGATGAAATCTACGACAATGAGATTCTTATCGATGTTAAGACTTTGAATATAGACTCTGCAAGTTTCACGCAGATCCATGAACAAGCCGGTGGAGATAAGGCTAAAATCGCCGAAATCATGCTTGGCATTGTAGCCAAACAAGGAAAGCATCGTAACCCTGTTACAGGCTCAGGCGGGATGCTTCTCGGCGTAGTTGAAAAGATCGGCGATGCTCTCAAAGACAAAATCGACTTGAAAGTAGGCGATAAAATTGCCACGCTCGTGTCGCTTTCTCTAACGCCACTCCGCATCGACAAAATCAAGGAAATTCGTCCGGATGTAGATCAAGTGGACATCGAAGGAAAGGCTATTCTCTTCGAAAGCGGTATCTATGCGAAGATTCCTAACGATTTGCCTGAAAAGCTGGCTCTATCGGCACTTGATGTGGCAGGTGCTCCTGCTCAGACAGCCAAATTGGTGAAGCCGGGAGATACGGTACTTATTATCGGTGCAGGTGGCAAGAGCGGTATGCTCTGCTGCTACGAAGCCAAAAAACGCGCCGGTGTAACCGGTAAGGTAATCGGTCTTTGCCACTCACAGAAGAGTACGGATCGCTTGAAAGCTCTCGGTTTCTGCGATCATGTATTCTCTGCCGATGCAACGAAGCCGGTGCCTGTAATGGAAGAGATCGAAAAGCTTACGAATGGAGAGATGTGTGATGTTACGATCAACAACGTAAATATCACTGATACAGAAATGACAAGCATCCTCTGTACGAAGAATGATGGTATCGTCTATTTCTTCTCTATGGCTACAAGTTTCACCAAAGCTGCTTTGGGGGCTGAGGGCGTAGGCAGTGATGTGACCATGATCGTTGGTAATGGCTATACCAAAGGTCATGCTGAAATCACACTGCAGGAGCTTCGAGAATGTGAGGCTTTGCGCAAAGTTTTCACAGAATTGTACGCTTAA
- the ablA gene encoding lysine 2,3-aminomutase, protein MAESRRKYYFPDVTDEQWNDWHWQVLNRIETLDQLKKYVTLTAEEEEGVKESLKVLRMAITPYYLSLIDPENPNCPIRKQAIPTHQELVRAPEDQVDPLSEDEDSPVPGLTHRYPDRVLFLITDKCSMYCRHCTRRRFAGQKDASSPSERIDRCIDYIANTPTVRDVLLSGGDALLVSDERLEYILKRLREIPHVEIVRIGSRTPVVLPQRITPQLVDMLKKYHPVWLNTHFNHPNEVTEEAVEACERMANAGIPLGNQTVLLRGINDCTHVMKRLVHLLVKMRVRPYYIYVCDLSLGIGHFRTPVSKGIEIIENLRGHTSGYAVPTFVVDAPGGGGKIPVMPNYVVSQSPRHVVLRNYEGVITTYTEPENYHEECDCEDCRAGKHKEGVAALSGGQQLAIEPSDLARKKRKFDKN, encoded by the coding sequence ATGGCAGAAAGTCGTAGAAAGTATTATTTCCCTGATGTCACCGATGAGCAATGGAACGACTGGCATTGGCAGGTCCTCAATCGAATTGAGACGCTCGACCAGCTGAAAAAGTACGTTACACTCACCGCTGAAGAAGAAGAGGGAGTAAAAGAATCGCTCAAAGTACTCCGAATGGCTATCACACCTTATTATTTGAGTTTGATAGACCCCGAGAATCCTAATTGTCCGATTCGTAAACAAGCCATTCCTACTCATCAGGAACTGGTACGTGCTCCTGAAGATCAGGTAGACCCACTTAGTGAAGATGAAGATTCGCCCGTACCCGGACTGACTCATCGCTATCCGGATCGTGTATTGTTCCTTATCACGGACAAATGCTCGATGTACTGTCGTCATTGTACTCGCCGTCGCTTCGCAGGACAGAAAGATGCTTCTTCTCCTTCTGAGCGCATCGATCGATGCATTGACTATATAGCTAATACACCGACAGTCCGTGATGTTTTGCTATCGGGGGGTGATGCCCTCCTTGTCAGCGACGAACGCTTGGAATACATATTGAAGCGTCTGCGCGAAATACCTCATGTGGAGATTGTTCGTATAGGAAGCCGTACGCCGGTAGTCCTTCCTCAGCGCATAACGCCTCAATTGGTGGATATGCTCAAAAAATATCATCCGGTGTGGCTGAACACTCACTTCAACCACCCGAATGAAGTTACCGAAGAAGCTGTAGAGGCTTGTGAAAGAATGGCCAATGCCGGTATTCCGTTGGGTAACCAAACGGTTTTATTGCGTGGAATCAATGATTGTACACATGTGATGAAGAGATTGGTACATTTGCTTGTAAAGATGCGTGTGCGTCCTTACTATATATATGTATGCGATCTTTCGCTTGGAATAGGTCATTTCCGCACGCCGGTATCTAAAGGAATCGAAATTATCGAAAACTTGCGCGGACACACCTCGGGCTATGCTGTTCCTACCTTTGTGGTAGATGCTCCGGGGGGTGGCGGTAAGATACCTGTAATGCCGAACTATGTTGTATCTCAGTCCCCACGACATGTGGTTCTTCGCAATTATGAAGGTGTTATCACAACCTATACGGAGCCGGAGAATTATCATGAGGAGTGTGATTGTGAGGACTGTCGAGCCGGTAAGCATAAAGAGGGTGTAGCTGCACTTTCCGGAGGTCAGCAGTTGGCTATCGAGCCTTCCGACTTAGCTCGCAAAAAACGCAAGTTTGATAAGAACTGA
- a CDS encoding MutS-related protein: MEQEFLTEASDIEVLLSRVEIAISYQADQRKQKGLDEIAHKLMQLRDIQGTIYSLSRHVVCTDIDFFEIKFLAILSEDIRDLIRFYQLDDLSSPLPDLSQIVSVLDPEEKRIPHFYIYDAYSETLRELRDRLKKETNEDARIEIRNESLQEEDIVRKRLSRELSPYAGGLATALELLGAIDLLLAKVKLFIQLGWSKPGSGHSVTNYMGLVHPHVLSLLGKKGEKFQPVDIALPSLPTLITGANMAGKSVLLQGVALAQILYQYGFYVPAQKAEICPVEKVMLSLGDAQDIRQGLSSFGAEMMCLSSIADEARQGKQLLVLVDEPARTTNPVEGQAIVSGLLAILSRYKIRSLVTTHYGSIDIPCRRLKVRGFREDKVNLPLHVNSLSKCVDYTLEEVSENDVPHEAIRIAEILGVNEALMTECKQFLNNTK; encoded by the coding sequence ATGGAGCAAGAATTCTTGACCGAGGCTTCCGATATTGAAGTGCTTCTTTCTCGTGTAGAAATAGCCATCTCATACCAAGCAGACCAACGAAAACAAAAAGGTCTGGATGAAATTGCACACAAATTAATGCAGCTACGTGACATCCAAGGGACGATATATTCTCTTTCACGCCACGTAGTTTGCACGGACATTGATTTTTTCGAGATCAAGTTCTTAGCAATTTTAAGTGAAGATATTCGGGATCTGATCCGTTTTTACCAGTTAGATGATCTCTCTTCTCCCCTACCCGATTTGTCGCAGATCGTTTCCGTTTTGGATCCGGAGGAAAAGAGAATTCCTCATTTCTATATATACGATGCGTATTCGGAGACATTGAGAGAGTTGAGAGACAGGCTCAAAAAAGAAACAAACGAAGACGCCAGGATCGAAATCCGCAATGAAAGTTTGCAGGAGGAAGACATAGTCCGTAAGCGACTTTCTCGCGAGTTGTCCCCTTATGCTGGAGGATTGGCTACAGCTCTAGAATTGTTGGGAGCGATAGATCTGTTATTAGCAAAGGTCAAACTATTCATTCAGCTTGGATGGAGTAAACCGGGTTCTGGTCATAGTGTTACGAACTATATGGGACTGGTACATCCACATGTCCTTAGCCTCCTGGGGAAAAAAGGAGAAAAGTTCCAGCCGGTAGATATAGCCCTACCCTCTCTGCCAACCTTAATTACCGGTGCTAACATGGCAGGAAAAAGTGTGCTGTTGCAAGGAGTTGCATTAGCTCAGATCCTCTATCAATATGGCTTCTATGTGCCGGCACAAAAGGCAGAGATATGCCCTGTAGAAAAAGTGATGCTTTCACTTGGAGATGCACAAGATATTAGACAGGGGCTTTCCTCTTTCGGGGCGGAAATGATGTGTCTTTCGTCCATTGCCGATGAGGCCAGACAGGGAAAGCAACTACTCGTTTTAGTCGATGAACCTGCAAGGACAACGAATCCCGTAGAAGGACAAGCCATTGTCAGTGGGCTATTGGCTATATTGAGCAGGTATAAGATCCGATCTCTCGTCACTACGCATTATGGCAGTATAGACATTCCATGTCGCCGCTTGAAAGTGCGTGGTTTTAGAGAAGACAAAGTGAACTTACCTCTACATGTAAATTCCCTCAGCAAATGTGTGGACTATACGCTTGAAGAAGTGAGCGAAAACGATGTTCCACACGAAGCAATACGCATAGCAGAGATCCTTGGGGTTAACGAGGCTCTTATGACAGAATGCAAACAGTTTTTGAACAACACGAAATAG
- a CDS encoding lysine 5,6-aminomutase subunit alpha: protein MQKSKVGIDFSKVEYARSIAGEIAGNVQTFVEQYTTVAVERTLCRLIGIDGVDGNAVPLPNVLVDHLKDRNVLGHGALFFLANGIVATGKSPQEIAESVAVGEVDLTSYPFCSANVIADTLAPLITGGMQKIAANRKRREDYIETLGEGPRPYLYVIVATGNIYEDVVQAQAAARQGADIIAVIRTTGQSLLDYVPYGATTEGFGGTFATQENFRIMRKALDEVGEEVGRYIRLCNYCSGLCMPEIAVMGALEGLDVMLNDALYGILFRDINMQRTLVDQYMSRVINGFAGVIINTGEDNYLTTADAVEEAHTVLASDLINEQLALTAGLPSEQMGLGHAFEMDPMLENGFLFELAQAQMTREIFPKAPLKYMPPTKFMTGNIFRGHLQDALFNIIGVWTSQGIQLLGMPTEAIHTPFMSDRYLSIENAKYIFSNMKNIGSEVEFKEGGIVQSRAREVLDKTVNLLERLKEEGLFSALEKGIFGDVKRPMNGGKGLSGVAKKEVHYYNPTIELMKNFNMSGKL from the coding sequence ATGCAAAAAAGTAAAGTCGGAATTGATTTCTCCAAGGTAGAATATGCCAGAAGCATTGCCGGAGAAATAGCCGGTAACGTACAGACATTCGTCGAACAATACACGACTGTAGCCGTGGAACGCACCCTCTGTCGCCTAATCGGGATTGATGGAGTGGATGGCAATGCTGTTCCACTACCCAATGTATTGGTCGACCATCTGAAAGATCGGAATGTTTTGGGGCATGGTGCTCTGTTCTTTTTAGCAAATGGAATAGTTGCTACGGGAAAATCTCCTCAAGAAATTGCTGAAAGTGTGGCTGTCGGCGAAGTGGATCTTACCTCTTACCCCTTCTGTTCTGCCAATGTCATTGCAGATACATTGGCACCGCTCATAACAGGAGGGATGCAAAAAATAGCTGCCAACAGAAAGAGAAGAGAGGACTACATCGAGACTCTCGGAGAAGGGCCTAGACCTTATCTCTACGTTATTGTTGCTACTGGCAATATATATGAAGACGTTGTTCAAGCACAAGCAGCTGCTCGCCAAGGAGCCGATATTATTGCCGTAATACGTACTACGGGACAGAGTTTGCTCGACTACGTTCCTTACGGAGCTACGACAGAAGGATTCGGGGGTACTTTTGCTACACAAGAAAACTTCCGTATCATGCGAAAAGCCTTGGATGAGGTTGGAGAAGAGGTTGGTCGATATATCAGGCTCTGCAACTATTGTTCAGGTCTTTGCATGCCGGAAATAGCCGTAATGGGAGCACTCGAAGGCTTGGATGTAATGCTCAATGATGCTCTCTATGGAATTCTTTTCCGAGACATTAATATGCAACGTACTTTGGTGGATCAATACATGAGTCGTGTTATCAATGGATTTGCCGGCGTTATCATCAATACCGGTGAGGATAACTACCTAACCACTGCTGATGCCGTAGAAGAAGCACATACCGTACTTGCCTCGGATTTGATCAATGAGCAGCTGGCTCTTACAGCCGGATTGCCTTCAGAACAGATGGGGCTTGGACATGCATTTGAAATGGATCCCATGCTCGAGAATGGATTCCTTTTCGAATTGGCTCAAGCACAAATGACCAGAGAAATTTTCCCCAAAGCTCCGCTTAAGTATATGCCTCCCACGAAGTTCATGACCGGCAACATTTTCCGTGGTCATTTACAGGATGCGCTTTTCAATATAATCGGTGTATGGACCTCTCAGGGTATCCAACTGCTCGGTATGCCTACCGAAGCTATCCATACTCCTTTTATGAGCGACCGCTATCTTTCGATCGAAAATGCCAAATATATTTTCTCCAATATGAAGAATATCGGATCGGAAGTTGAATTCAAAGAAGGCGGTATCGTACAGAGCCGAGCACGTGAAGTGCTTGACAAGACCGTGAATTTGCTTGAAAGATTGAAGGAAGAAGGTCTCTTCTCTGCTTTGGAAAAAGGTATTTTTGGTGATGTAAAACGCCCGATGAACGGAGGAAAAGGTTTGAGCGGTGTTGCCAAGAAGGAAGTACACTACTACAACCCGACAATCGAGCTGATGAAAAACTTTAATATGAGTGGTAAGTTATGA
- a CDS encoding OAM dimerization domain-containing protein — protein sequence MSGGLYSTEGRDFDQTLDLSRIKPYGDTMNDGKVQLSFTLPVPAGDEAIEAAKQLIKKMGMQNPQVVFFRELTEGFTFFNCYGSCEHTVDYSSIYVPKVESTKWDMAETDDFIRENIGRKIVVVGASTGTDAHTVGIDAIMNMKGFAGHYGLERYEMIEAYNLGSQVPNEEFIAKGIELKADALLVSQTVTQKDVHIKNLIELVELMEAEGLRDKMILACGGPRITYELAKELGYDAGFGANTYADDVASFIAQEFHKRMNNK from the coding sequence ATGAGCGGTGGACTATATTCGACAGAAGGAAGAGATTTCGATCAGACATTAGATCTGTCGCGCATCAAGCCCTATGGCGACACGATGAATGACGGTAAGGTGCAGCTTAGTTTTACCTTACCTGTTCCGGCCGGAGATGAAGCCATCGAAGCAGCTAAGCAGCTCATCAAAAAAATGGGGATGCAGAATCCTCAAGTAGTATTCTTCCGCGAACTGACAGAAGGTTTTACTTTTTTCAACTGTTATGGCAGCTGCGAACATACGGTAGACTATAGCTCTATCTATGTGCCGAAGGTAGAATCTACTAAATGGGATATGGCTGAAACGGATGACTTTATCCGTGAGAATATCGGCCGAAAGATAGTAGTGGTTGGAGCCAGTACAGGCACTGATGCCCATACGGTAGGCATTGATGCCATCATGAATATGAAAGGCTTTGCCGGCCATTATGGTTTGGAACGCTATGAAATGATCGAAGCATACAATCTTGGCAGTCAGGTTCCGAATGAAGAGTTTATTGCTAAGGGAATCGAACTCAAAGCCGATGCTCTTTTGGTATCTCAAACAGTAACACAAAAAGATGTGCATATCAAGAATCTGATAGAGCTGGTCGAACTCATGGAGGCAGAAGGTCTGAGAGATAAGATGATCTTGGCCTGTGGAGGGCCTCGTATCACCTATGAATTGGCCAAAGAGCTTGGCTATGATGCAGGATTCGGTGCCAATACATATGCTGATGATGTTGCTTCATTCATCGCTCAGGAGTTCCATAAGAGAATGAATAACAAATAG
- a CDS encoding 3-oxoacid CoA-transferase subunit B, translated as MEKDQIREVIARRVALELKDGDVVNLGIGLPTMVPNYLKPGVQVYLQSENGMIGMGPAPETGKEDPYLINAGGGSITAIPGAASFDSATSFAIIRGGHVDVSVLGALQVDENGDLANWLIPGKKAPGMGGAMDLLIGTRKVILAMEHTAKGSPKIMKKCSLPLTAKGQVNLIITEMCVIEVCPEKGLVVTEIHLDFTAEQVQAATEASLTFASEIIPMQQ; from the coding sequence ATGGAAAAAGATCAAATCAGAGAAGTGATCGCCAGGCGCGTTGCCCTCGAATTGAAAGATGGTGATGTAGTCAACCTCGGTATAGGTCTGCCGACGATGGTGCCCAATTACCTAAAACCCGGAGTGCAAGTATATTTGCAGTCTGAAAATGGCATGATTGGGATGGGCCCTGCTCCGGAAACAGGCAAAGAAGATCCTTATCTGATCAATGCAGGGGGAGGCTCCATTACGGCTATTCCGGGGGCTGCTTCATTTGATAGTGCTACCTCATTTGCCATCATTCGTGGTGGGCATGTGGATGTCAGTGTACTCGGAGCACTGCAAGTAGACGAAAATGGAGACTTGGCCAACTGGCTGATTCCCGGCAAGAAAGCGCCCGGTATGGGAGGAGCCATGGATTTGCTGATAGGAACCCGTAAGGTAATTTTAGCTATGGAGCATACTGCCAAGGGTAGCCCCAAAATCATGAAAAAATGCTCTTTGCCACTTACGGCAAAAGGACAAGTAAACCTGATTATCACAGAAATGTGTGTGATCGAAGTGTGCCCGGAAAAAGGCCTTGTCGTAACAGAAATACATCTGGATTTTACAGCAGAACAAGTACAAGCTGCAACTGAAGCTTCATTGACTTTTGCTTCTGAGATCATCCCGATGCAACAATAA
- a CDS encoding acyl-CoA dehydrogenase, translated as MNFSQTPQEQLFLEMIRSFAEKEVKPLAAEIDEQERFPIETVKKMGEIGLMGIPFPVEYGGAGGTNVMYSMAVEELSRVCATTGVVLSAHTSLCATPIYENGTEEQKMKYLPKLCSGEWIGAFGLTEPNAGTDAAAQQTFAEEKEDHFVLNGNKIFITNAEYAHVYVVFAMTDKSQGTRGITAFIVEKGTPGFSIGKKELKMGIRGSATCELIFENCIVPKENLLGRVGGGFKIAMKTLDGGRIGIASQALGIAQGAMDETVKYTKERKQFGRSIAQFQNTQFQLADLQCRIQASRLLVRLASWKKDMKMPYTMESAQAKLYCAETAMDMTTKAVQFHGGYGYTREYPVERMMRDAKITEIYEGTSEVQRLVIASNLLK; from the coding sequence ATGAACTTTTCTCAGACACCCCAAGAACAATTGTTTCTTGAGATGATCCGCAGTTTCGCCGAGAAAGAAGTAAAACCTCTGGCGGCAGAAATTGACGAGCAGGAACGTTTCCCCATCGAAACAGTAAAGAAGATGGGCGAAATCGGACTGATGGGCATTCCTTTCCCCGTTGAGTATGGTGGTGCCGGCGGTACAAACGTAATGTATTCAATGGCAGTGGAGGAACTAAGCCGTGTATGTGCTACCACAGGCGTGGTTCTCTCTGCACACACATCTTTGTGCGCAACTCCCATCTACGAAAATGGAACAGAAGAACAAAAGATGAAGTATTTGCCGAAACTCTGTTCTGGCGAATGGATCGGTGCATTTGGACTTACCGAACCCAATGCAGGTACGGATGCTGCTGCTCAGCAAACTTTTGCTGAAGAAAAGGAAGATCATTTCGTACTTAACGGTAACAAGATTTTTATCACCAATGCCGAATATGCTCACGTATACGTGGTATTTGCCATGACAGATAAGAGCCAGGGCACACGTGGTATCACCGCTTTCATCGTTGAAAAAGGAACTCCCGGGTTCTCTATCGGAAAGAAAGAGCTTAAGATGGGTATCCGTGGTTCGGCTACATGCGAACTTATTTTTGAAAACTGTATCGTCCCCAAAGAGAATCTTCTCGGTCGCGTAGGCGGTGGCTTCAAGATCGCCATGAAAACCCTTGATGGCGGACGTATCGGTATCGCATCTCAGGCCCTCGGTATTGCACAGGGAGCTATGGACGAGACGGTGAAGTACACCAAAGAGCGTAAACAATTCGGTCGCAGCATCGCACAATTCCAGAACACGCAATTCCAACTCGCCGACTTGCAATGCCGCATTCAGGCATCTCGTTTGCTGGTTCGTTTGGCAAGCTGGAAGAAGGACATGAAGATGCCCTATACGATGGAGTCGGCTCAAGCCAAACTCTATTGCGCCGAAACGGCTATGGATATGACTACGAAAGCGGTTCAGTTCCACGGAGGATATGGCTATACTCGTGAGTATCCGGTAGAGCGTATGATGCGCGATGCTAAGATCACTGAGATTTATGAAGGTACCAGCGAAGTTCAACGCTTGGTAATCGCATCCAACTTATTAAAATAA
- a CDS encoding electron transfer flavoprotein subunit beta/FixA family protein, with amino-acid sequence MNIVVCIKQVPDTTEIKLDPVKGTLIRDGVPSIMNPDDKGALEQALRFKDTHNAHVTVITMGPPQAEAILREAYAMGADHAILVSDRKFGGADTLATSYTLSQALRKIDHDLIIAGRQAIDGDTAQVGPQIAEQLDLPQITYVEEATFDGKQTLTVRKSTEEGHEVLEVELPCMLTLLATANKPRYMRVRGIMETFDRPIECWGASDIDVDPERIGLAGSPTSVKKSFTKGAKAMGALHEDITPEEAADIIFNKLKEKFII; translated from the coding sequence ATGAATATCGTTGTTTGTATCAAACAGGTACCCGATACTACCGAAATCAAATTGGATCCTGTAAAAGGCACGCTCATTCGTGACGGTGTGCCCAGTATCATGAACCCCGATGACAAGGGAGCTTTGGAACAGGCTCTTCGCTTCAAGGACACACACAATGCTCACGTAACTGTGATCACCATGGGACCGCCACAGGCTGAAGCTATCCTGCGCGAAGCATATGCCATGGGTGCAGATCATGCCATCCTTGTCAGCGATCGTAAGTTCGGTGGAGCCGACACATTGGCCACAAGTTACACACTCTCTCAAGCTTTGAGAAAGATCGACCACGATCTGATTATCGCCGGTCGTCAAGCTATCGACGGTGATACGGCTCAGGTAGGGCCTCAGATTGCCGAGCAGCTTGACCTGCCACAGATCACATACGTGGAAGAAGCCACATTCGATGGCAAGCAAACTCTGACTGTTCGCAAGAGCACGGAAGAAGGACATGAGGTTTTGGAAGTAGAGCTTCCTTGTATGCTCACTTTATTGGCTACGGCTAATAAGCCTCGCTACATGCGCGTTCGTGGCATTATGGAAACCTTCGACAGACCTATTGAGTGCTGGGGAGCAAGCGACATTGATGTTGATCCGGAAAGAATCGGTTTGGCTGGTTCTCCCACGAGCGTCAAGAAGTCGTTCACTAAGGGAGCCAAGGCCATGGGAGCACTGCATGAAGATATCACTCCCGAAGAAGCTGCTGACATTATCTTCAATAAACTGAAAGAGAAATTCATCATCTGA
- a CDS encoding electron transfer flavoprotein subunit alpha/FixB family protein yields MDKELYKGVFVFAEQREGVIQNVAFELIGKARELADTIGEKVTAILCGYKVADLPKELIAAGADTVLVVDDEKLENYLTEPYAQAITQILQDKKPEIVLFGATTIGRDLGPRLSSRLRTGLTADCTSLEIGDERNLLMTRPAFGGNLMATIISKEHRPQMSTVRPGVMRRKAMDYNRQGMVENVTITFDTAKFRVRLIKKEREDKNMVDITEAHILVSGGRGVGSQDGFSKLAELAQQIHAEVSSSRAMVDAGLIGHERQVGQTGKTVRPDIYMAVGISGAIQHLAGMEESDYIIAINKDKFAPIFQVADLGVVGDLHKIVPILTAKLRSAMQDK; encoded by the coding sequence ATGGATAAGGAATTATATAAAGGTGTTTTCGTCTTCGCAGAACAACGCGAAGGAGTGATTCAGAACGTAGCCTTCGAACTCATCGGAAAGGCTCGTGAATTGGCAGACACCATCGGAGAAAAAGTAACGGCAATTCTTTGTGGCTATAAGGTTGCTGACTTGCCTAAGGAACTTATCGCTGCCGGTGCCGATACGGTGCTTGTCGTAGATGATGAGAAGCTCGAGAACTACCTTACTGAGCCTTACGCTCAGGCCATTACCCAAATTCTTCAGGACAAGAAGCCTGAGATCGTACTCTTCGGCGCTACGACTATTGGTCGCGACCTCGGTCCCCGTCTTTCTTCTCGCTTGCGTACAGGTCTTACAGCAGACTGTACATCGCTTGAGATCGGTGACGAACGCAATCTGCTGATGACACGTCCGGCTTTCGGCGGTAACCTTATGGCTACGATTATCAGCAAGGAGCATCGTCCTCAGATGTCTACGGTTCGTCCCGGTGTTATGCGTCGTAAGGCTATGGACTACAACCGCCAGGGTATGGTTGAGAACGTAACCATCACGTTTGACACAGCCAAGTTCCGTGTTCGCCTGATCAAGAAAGAGCGTGAAGACAAGAATATGGTGGACATCACGGAAGCTCACATCCTTGTCAGTGGTGGTCGTGGCGTTGGTTCACAAGACGGCTTCAGCAAGCTAGCCGAACTGGCTCAGCAGATCCATGCAGAGGTTTCTTCTTCTCGTGCTATGGTCGATGCCGGTCTTATCGGTCATGAACGTCAGGTAGGACAAACGGGTAAGACCGTTCGCCCCGACATCTATATGGCCGTTGGTATCTCAGGTGCCATCCAGCACTTGGCCGGTATGGAAGAGAGCGATTATATCATTGCCATCAACAAGGACAAATTCGCTCCCATTTTCCAGGTCGCCGATCTTGGTGTAGTCGGCGACTTGCACAAGATTGTACCCATTCTGACGGCTAAGCTACGTTCTGCCATGCAGGACAAGTAA
- a CDS encoding enoyl-CoA hydratase-related protein, with translation MEFHNLIIQSKDGITTLTINKPETLNALSSEVLSELESAIAVIATEKPRVLIITGSGKAFVAGADIAEMQHLSAAEGKAFGGLGAEVFRRIEELPFPVIAAINGFALGGGCELAMACDIRIASARAKFGQPEVGLGITPGFSGTQRLPRLVAPGIAKELIYTGRIIDAEEALRIGLVNRVTTPEELLPATMETAQLIASRSASAVSASKEAINRGTEMHIAEGIALEQNLFGLCFATADQKEGMAAFLEKRKPAFC, from the coding sequence ATGGAATTTCACAATCTGATCATCCAATCGAAAGATGGTATCACGACGCTGACCATCAACAAACCGGAGACATTGAACGCCCTCTCCTCTGAAGTCCTTTCCGAATTGGAATCGGCCATTGCCGTTATCGCTACAGAAAAGCCTCGAGTGCTGATCATTACCGGAAGCGGCAAAGCATTTGTCGCAGGAGCAGACATAGCCGAGATGCAACACCTGAGTGCAGCCGAGGGAAAAGCCTTTGGAGGGCTTGGAGCAGAGGTGTTCCGAAGGATAGAAGAATTGCCTTTCCCTGTTATTGCAGCCATCAATGGCTTTGCATTGGGAGGCGGATGCGAATTGGCCATGGCTTGTGACATCCGCATAGCTTCGGCTAGAGCCAAGTTTGGTCAGCCCGAAGTCGGATTGGGCATCACCCCCGGATTCTCCGGTACACAACGCTTGCCACGCCTTGTCGCTCCGGGTATAGCCAAAGAACTCATTTACACGGGGCGTATCATCGATGCAGAAGAAGCACTTCGTATTGGTCTTGTCAATCGGGTAACAACTCCGGAGGAATTATTACCTGCCACGATGGAAACGGCTCAACTCATTGCATCACGCTCAGCTTCTGCCGTATCAGCTTCAAAAGAGGCTATCAATCGTGGTACGGAGATGCATATTGCCGAAGGCATTGCTTTGGAACAGAATCTCTTCGGACTGTGCTTTGCCACAGCCGACCAGAAGGAAGGCATGGCAGCTTTCCTCGAAAAACGTAAACCGGCTTTCTGCTGA